Below is a window of Vanacampus margaritifer isolate UIUO_Vmar chromosome 11, RoL_Vmar_1.0, whole genome shotgun sequence DNA.
ACACCTGCATAGACCATGACATCGACAACAAATCATTCAACATGTGACAACTAAGTCAAGTTTATGCCTCTTCTGAGGTTTGAACACTTGTGTCTTGTTGGTGCCGTTAGTAGCATTTGCAGGGCCTAGTCTAGTCCTAATCATTCCTCGCAATATGGATGAGCTCCCATTGGGTTTTTCTTCAAACATagtttctctgtgccccgccaTGTCCTTTTTAACCATAGTTCTTTaggtcgtgtgtgtgtgcgtgtgtgtgtgtgtgtgtgtgtgtgtgtgtgtgtgtgtgtgtgtgtgtgtgagagcgcaGGCGTGCTCGTTGGGAGGGAGCGGGCGctgcatttttatgtatgaaatgtgctatataaataaagcttgatttaatttaatttgatttgaaaacGGGTATTGGAAAGTTAAATCAAAAAGGATTCCAAATCTGCAATTGTTTTAGTAGCTTTCTATTTACAACGGTTAACTACAATTGCAATTGTATGTGTTAAAATGGTACTTAAAATTTCCTCCAAGATTTCATGATAATGGCATAACAACCCTGCAACCAATTACTAGGTTTTGAGTAattcaattacaaaaacaaaccttCCACCATTGGTGGTGGTCGTACAATACACTGACAAACCTTTAGTCCTGTCGTTCCAGTACTTGTGCTCCCACTGGCCCACCAAAATGTTGAAGTAGCGCGGAGACTCAAAGAATCGCAGGTATCTGGATGATGACGGCGATGGGAAAATGCGCTCAAACCCTCCGCGGCGGCTCAACTCGTCTTCGCTCTCAGCGAGCACGCGGACATCGTTGGGAGTCAAAACATCTAACACTGTTGCCTGGATGGCCTgattgaagaaagaaagaaagaaaacagtcATAGGCTGCTACATTAGGCATCTACCAGTCCATAATATACCGTACAGTATTTCACAAAAGTGGGTAAACCCCTcacatttttgcaaatattttcttAGCTCTTTTCAAGGGAAACGGCTTTTGCTATCTTTATGTAGACGATGTCGTTGTCATCTTTTATTGTGAAGTTGACCCTAGGAAGCAATGGCGGGACCTGACTAGATTTTGGCCTTTTGACTGTAGGTTGTCTTGTCCCTAGTCACTGAGCCGATTTGGAGCCGATGTTCTtttgcagtaaaataaaaaaatattagcataagcaaaattaagcatgtttgttaaaacaacttttcacattttcaacatgtttttcttttaatttaaaatacagcaaatagaCAGGTTTGcttaaaaattctaacaaaatacTTTTCTATAGTaaatagtttattattattattttttattatttagtctaTAGTAtagtttttccaatttttttcatGACTGAAATGTGAAACTTTcacttcttttaattttaacaaaagcaaaaatcagcatctcttataaagttaagtgacatttcaaataaataaatacatacataaaaagtTCCATGAAATGAACCCAGTTTTAAAATTATCTCTTAAGCTTGTATATCTCATAGCATAGCAAATTTTGAGTTCTAGTTAGAGTTTgtcaaaggtttcaaaagatgttCGCAAACAGTCAAAATTTGTcagaacatgttcaaaatgtctttgttacaAGAAAACCTCTTTGTTACAAGTACAAACCTATGTGAGCATCTTTGCAACCTTTAGCAacattttacgaaccctgaaaaaaacactaaattcaCTAAGTTCGCTAATATTTGCCACTCAGAAATACAACCTTATCGTTCTGCAGATTAGAAAAAATGGCCGATGCTGATATTCgccaaaatgttaaatgtcggcaccgataatcgacccggccgataatcggtctatccctaatgataggggtgggaatctatggGTACCTTGATTCCGATTTAGAGGCCTACGATTTAATTTGATTCTGATGTATCATTACATTGGCTTACATTTAGTCCATGTAAAACACtggtactttttaaaaacaattgcagcACTCAAGGAAGAGCAAAAAGATTTATATTTCACACTACGACGATTgatgcatcaaaaaaaaaaaatattgttcccACCCCCGAGTTAGTTAAGGTTGTGTGCTTTGGTAAACAAGTGGATTGAGAAGAGTTGTTTTTCCTTTCCTTGATGTCATGTAATACTAAGAGTGGTTGTATACCTGGTCAGCGAAACGATGTTTGAGGTAAAAGGCCCGTTTCACCTTCTCGTCGACTGAGATCTCCAGATTGGTCGTCTCCTTGCTTGCACCGCACAGACTGCGTACACAcacagagggggaaaaaaactatcaGTAGACATTtcaatgtcatttcatttcaatctgTTGCAGCACATCCCTTCCTCATACCTGCTGTCGGAGCTGGAGGTGCTTCCATTGGAGGCGACAACATCCTCTCGATCAGGAATACGAAAGCCTGCCAGGTTCAAGAGGTCTCGGACCATTTGGCCCTTGACAGAAACATCCAGTGCTGTGTTGGAATGGAGGCTGCAtgatggaaacaaaaaaatgttcaggaGCTTGGTTAATTGCTGACGAAAATTGAGCACAGTTTGTAtattgtggtgtgtgtgtgttacctgGGCGAAATGTTGACCTCTAGGATCCAAGGTTTCAGGTTTTCATCGAGCATGATATCGAAGCCAAACAGCTCGTGGCAGCTGTAAGGTGTACGCACATGCATCTTGAGCAGAGAGTTCACGTATGGCTCAGACCTGATGACACATACGCGAGAGACAGGAAGTCGCTTTCAAAGTCCGGCATATTCATTATCTTTAAAGTAACGTCATTTCTCATGTATAATATGCATaccaaatatataattttaaaaaaaaaaatagaggtgCTGCATTAAACAAgggaaatgaaaaaataagtcacattgtatagaataattagagaaagataaaaaaaaaaaaggggaatatGATATCTCCAGTGGGTTCAATTTAAAGACTGAAAAGGTACAGAAGGTGTGTTAGAACACAGACGGACGAGTATTCCAATTGATTGGCAtccacacaaaacaacaaacatgtgGGAATACAGGCTATCCATAACTGCATAGTTTGACATGACACCACCGGTTAATAAAAACATCACAAGaagtgaacaaaaaaacattgatttcaCTGGCGCTTGGAAAAGTGCTTTTAAAAATTGCTCACTGAAACTCAGAAAAAAGCCTCAAtgaatcaaacaaaaatatctCAAGCAATGTGggctttctaaaaataaaataaaaacaaaacacgtctcatttgatgccattttttttaaccccataAGGCAAGAAGTATTCTCCaggtaagtattttttttgatgattttcCTATTTTTATAATGCTCTCGCCTCGGTCAGCTTCGAAAACATTGATGCATGTTGGACTTTCCATTCTTCTTTTTATGAAATAACGTGTGACCAGAGGAGAAGACTTGATCTCAACCATGACTTCCCCCAATAATGTTCAAATTACCATGTCAATAATACTTAATTTTTAAGCAAGGAGAGCAGCAATTCTCGGGAGCGTATAATACATGGAAAGATTGAAAATGCAGCTGCAGAGGTGTGTtttgacggggggggggggggtctccgtATTGCAGACAAGAGTGTACAGTAGTACGAGCAATTGTAgtagaacaacaaacaaacaaacaaacaaacaaaaaacattgtctTACGCAATTATTGTTTTGATGACGATGTCTTTAATCTTCTCCCAAATCAAGGTGGTGTTTACTCCCCTGGAGCCAAGAAAGTGCCACAAGGCCTTCACAGCCCTGAACAAATGCAAGTGTACTCAGGCTATTTCCAAACATATACAGGAATTattcaaactcttttttttttcctatacagagtatatattttttttaaatgcaaacaaaaacacatttttgcaggCATAGAAATGGTTGAGAAGTTCTGCAATTAAGtacacacaaaaatcaaatcACTTTTTATGACTAGTTAACAGtgcacccccccgcccccaatctatgttcaaaataacaaaattaagTAAACTAGTACTAGTAAAAGTAGAACTAAGTAAACCATGACTTAAATTTTCCAAAAAGTGAGTTACACGGTGCTGATGTGACTTCAACTCCACCGCTATTTTGTCTTACCATTTGTGTCCCTGGCAGGCTTTGTCATCGCTGTTGGCCTGGTACTCGGAATTTTTCTTGTTGACGCTGTAGTTGGTCAGATGCATGAACTTGTTACTCAGCGTCTTCATGGAGGGCGAATATCTGCAGAGGAAGAGAATATCCAAGATGAAATGATTCAGTCACCTGCTGCACATTTAATTGTCACTATGGTAAATGGTTGGTGAACACTGACTTGCAGCTAGCAAAGCGGACCAGTCCATCTGAGAAGATGTATATTCTGAGTGGGTCGTAGCTTGTCACGTAGACGTAGATGCGTAGGTCAAACTTGTTACCAGTGATGAGGTAGGGCTTGTGGAGAtacctgtcacacacacacaaagtttaTCCTCTTTTGAGAGGCAACTAAATGAAGTGGAGGTGCAAAGCCTGAAATCATTGATCAAGAGAAGTATGCCAAGACTTTTGTCAATACAATCTATTTCATAACTTCTTACTTCTGGACCAGAAGTGACTTCCTGCGCGGCATCTGGCTCCATTTGTGAATGACCTGGATTCCCACTCCTCTGGCCGAGGCAGGCTGTTGGGAAATGATCAATCCTGTTAAAAAATGTCGACATTGTGGGCGCAAATCTGGATAAAGTTATGCAACATGAATTTACAGGCTTGATGATCCACTTCTGTCTGGACCCTTCCTTCCAGGCCTTGCGTAGTTGCAGGATGTCATTAGGAAGGACAAAGGTGCGTGGGAAAAAGTTGAACTCCGGCTTGCCGAAGCGATGATGCATCTTGGACAGATTCTTCCACAGTCGGTCCTTCCTGCCAATCTGGAATGTTCCGGGGAAGTGGTTCAACTACAAAGTGCCAAAAAGGGTCACAATGGAGTTTAGAggcaaaacaacattttagtCAGATTTAATTATTTCAAGCAACATCACATTCTCACTTTCTGGTGCTCTAGGAGAGTCTTGAAACAAAAAGACTTCATGTGGTGGCCCCAGCAGCCCAACCAGTCGTGGCTTTCTAAAAGATGTGGCACTCAATTGTAAGTACTTtgatcttgtaaaaaaaaaaaaatacaccaaaaaataCTTGACGCAACCTACTCTTGGTGTGTACGAAGTGCGACCTGGCGATGGCGTTTTTCACAACATTGGGCGTGACAGTGCTAATCTTCCACTTTAAAAGTCGTGTTTGCTCTTCAGGCAACATTTCAACTGCAagacacaacaaaataaaaatgactaactTGAAGAGAAAATTTATTAAGTTACAACAAATAAGTCGCGTTACTCTAcgaaacattaactcattcactcccagccattttcaatgaagcaacccccttcactcccggctgttttacaagattttgacaaattttgcaaagcccacagaatatttgaatctattgctataaaaacatggacccaaccaaaagaaagattagtctcttctttcatcaggaaaaaaaagtatatttctatatgtttccgtttgccgcaattagcattagaatattgccAAATTTCAtccttattcacaaatctgtttaaaacagtgggggaaacagcttgttgcaatttgcaacatggccctggttgatctcttatactctgctgccacctgctggccgttttttgtaataataataataatagggatgggcgatgtatcaatataaaaaTTATATCCTTGACCCAAGGCCCTTCTCCCCCGATTGCTCAATTTAGACGGGCATCCAGCTCTAAGAAGAGTCCAAGTGGTTTGGAAATTCTCTCATTTACAGATGATGGAGGCCACTGTGCTCATTTGAACATACAAAGTGGCAGAAATATTTCTGTACCCTTCCACAGATTTGTGCCAAGACAAGACTTTTCTGGGAGGTCTACAGACAATTCCTTTAACTTCATGCTTGGTTTGTGCGCTGACATGACAACATCCGTTGTAGGAACTTCTCTCTCAAAATGCATAAAGGGTGAAGGGTTGTGAATACTTTCCTGATGCACTGTACATCAAACTGCATCTTTTGGCTCTATTGTGGCCACTTTTAGCTAACTGAAACccatgaaaactttttttttttattactatttatttactatattgAATCATAAATATTTTGGTAAATGGGTTTTATTCTTAAatcaacatttgaacatttttatttctgttttcaaCCAGGTTACAggtacattatatatacatttttgggcaagGGAACAACTTCATGATAATACACTTAGCCTCCGAGAGAGGCATTTTATGGTTTACTGCACTATAATGCAAACACGCTGGAATTTgaagggttaaaaaaataaaggttaaTGAATAATTTACACAAATGAATGATGACAACTGGTATTAGTTAAAAACTTTAAGcagtaaaaggggaaaaaaactaaaatcttggAAAGTGTAGTAAAATCAGACAAGACATGAGGGTTACTTTCCATGTATTAACAATCATATGAATTGCCATAATTAAAGGTTACTACGCGTTTTGACCAACTAGTGCAGACTAAATGAGACAGTGTCTATTAGAGTAGAAATCATACCCTTAAATCAGTGACATATGCAGCGCTTTAAGTGGTGGGGGTAATAGTGGGACATTTAGGTCTCAGGTATCATCTCACAGCAAGGAGAATGAGGGAGCTTTTTATTGACAGCAAgaagcgcgtgtgtgtgtatgcataccTTGTTCATTGGCAGTACTGAAATAGAGTGTGGGAGGGATGAGTGGGAATAGGCTGGGAACTAGAGCTGGTTTCTTCTCCTGATTGTCCTCCACATCCAAAGACATGGGCTCTTCAACACTGAAACATAGAGAAGAAAAttctaaaaattaaatttttttacaatatgatGAGTACCGTATTTGGTTCCTCTGACAAATaacgaaaacacacacaaagtgtcATTATTAAGCAgatttttaaacacacataGTTGTATTGGATTTCACTGAGTTTACCTAATATGGGCAGTGAGCGTATTTgtcaacaaataaatacattacgcCATTGCGGGTATCAAAAtcttaattaattccaaaatggAATACCATCATAACACTGATATGCGGCAGCTGGAGACgttttcaatcaaaaatgaaataaaaataagaagcaCTCACATGACAGTCATATAGTAGGTGAAGTGAAAAGAACAGGTGGCTGGTGATGAGTGAATCTTCGCTTCCCGCTCTTGAGTCAACTAACGTACGTTTACTATACCTACATGAGCTACAGCTCTCAGGCAAGTGCAGGGGCTTACAGGTGACCTAAAAGCCCACATAAAGCCAACAATGGCGGGTGATCCATTTCGCGGAGAAGTACCTACGAGTGCTTGGTGGACACTTGTACAGTTGCACGACAACAATGTGGTGCACAATGCTACAGAGCTTTCCACCGCACTCTGCTGCTTTCAGCCTCTTCTAACAATGCCTGTGCAGAGAATGGACATAGGAACTGATGGATGTATGCTTTATGTCATTCAAGGGGGAGGCGCCAATTAGACACTAGAACCAGGTATCAGTTCAACAACCACACCATAACTCATAAAAGGATCAAGTTGTTACATGTCACAAACATTCTTAATCAGGAATTTACCTCATGCCCAGTGAACTGCAGCCcatgtaaatatttgtttttgtttttttattgaatactAGCTTGTTCCTCACTGTCTGAAATGAAAAGTAAGACTACATTTTTCCTATTGTAGGTAAATTAGGATGACCAATATTAGTTATATTTGTTAAATGGGAGAATAATGAGAGAatcactattttttattatttagccAATTTTTCATTACCAGTACTTTCTtcaaagtcataattttacaagCCCAATTCCAATGGTGTTGGGACgttgtgttaaacataaataaaaacagaacaatGATTTGCAGGTTGTGCTCAACCTATATTAATTTGAcgacactacaaagacaagatatttaatgttcaaactgataaattattgtttttagcaaataatcattGACTGACTTTTATGGctgcaacacattccaaaaaaagatGGGATAGGTGGTCAAATTACTGAGAAAGTTGAGGAATGCTTatcaaacacctgtttggaACATCCCACGGGTGAACTGGCTAATTCGGTACGGGTGGGTGCCAACATTGATTATAAGAAGCTTCCCTGAATTGCTCAGTCATTTACAAGCAAAGATGGGGCAAGGTTCAAATCTTTGTGAACAGGTGCATTAGAAAATTGTCGAAAAGTTTAAGgacagtaggggtgtgaattgcctagtgcctggcaattcgatccgtatcacgattcataggtcacgattcgattccgatacgaatctataagttgattattgtaaaaaaaaatctcaaattttgaatatactaatcagtaaactggTACAtctacactgtaagatttgtatgaaaatgtatttatttatctgaaacttcaggctctGAGCCACTgtaatttaacaaacaatctgctgcaatctttttcatgtttgaacagcattgaaataaaatattaaggcttgatgttccattaatataacattcttccatgctttatGTTAACCCCaaacctaagtaagacgttttgttgaatatttccattaaaaatttatgtttaaacatcgattcggcctcatattgaatcgattcgagaattgcgcgatATAACATcgcagaatagattttttttaacacccctaaagGACAGTGTTCCTCAACGTACAACTGCAAGGAATTTAGGGATTGCATCATCTATGGTCCATAATATCTTCAAATGGTTCTGAGAATCTGGAGAAATCCCTTCATGTAAGCGGCAAGGCCGAAAACAAACATTGAATTCCTATGACCTTCAATCCCTTAGCCTCAGGGCGATACtatatcaaaaacaaacaatgtgtaAAGGAACTTCCAAACACCTAATATAATCAGCTGAAGTTAGTTAATACTTTATgtaaaattttgactttgaaGAAAGTTCAGAAAAACCTCGATTTAACAGTGTAATTAAAGTGGAGTAGTCCTCTGTGAAAGCCAAATGTTCGTTAAATTGAAGTATATTTTTGTGGCCTAAAAACATCCATTACAGAAATACGTGCACCGGTCTGTCGATTGCATGCCACAGCGCCAGTACACAACAGTGGCCATTTCTGGAACAGATTATGAGTTAATAATTTTGAGTGGATTTAACACCATTgtcttttaaatacaaaatctgTTAAATCTGAGTCCATTAAGTTGAGGTTTCTCATTGTTCTGGAATTTAgcaaattgaaattatttttgtaagagacataaaacatgaaaagttgagtCTGATTTAATGTCAgacagtgggggaaaaaatctgtgtttcattttatttagtgaATGTAAACTTCAGTTGTTTAGCTGAAAGTGACTTGATTTGTAAACTGcatctaagaaaaaaaagatatgtaaTGCTTTCTAAACAAATATTTGGTGGGATAATTATTCCAGAAAAACACTCCCTCCAAGAATTTAGCACATATTGTGACTGTTGAGAGttcttattttgcttttttgtgtgatGCAAAGACAGAAATGCATGATATTGGAAATGGGTGCTATTGTGACATAGGAAACAATACGTGTCACACCTCTCTCCTGGCTGCTCAGAACAATATGGTTAACGATAACAATTTATTGCTTAGACGCAATTGGCTGTTAACAAGTCCAGGGTGAACCCCGCATGCCACCCAGCAAGCCTGTGACCCTGGTGAGGATAAGTGGTACGGATAATAAATGGATgcttcaaaatgttttacatcttttttttttaagtagttgtATGGCAGTTTAATTGTTAAGAGTTAGTTAGACTACATGAAAACTTTATCTTTAGCGAAAGTTATACACCTCCAGATTTGTTACGACTTTCACAACTACACGTTTGTTTGATTTGCTTTTATATTGTTTGGATTCAGTGTTtacttataattattattttgctttTCAATGACTATTGCATTACCTTCGACCCATGACTGTGTGATATGTTAGTGAAAATAGTGATGATCATTCataccattcttttttttctggatcaGTTTAAGTTAAACATAACCTACCAAAACTATTAGTTCTATTTCTACTAATATCTATGTCAAAATCTAAGATCATTACAGAGCTAAGAGGAATGTTGCGCCGACATGGTTTTATCATGACTTAGTAAATTCAgaatttgtgtgtatgtgtatacgcGAAACAGGAAGATTTACCCAGACAGATGCACTAGCAATGGAATGGAGGAAGTACTGTTGACAGAGGACGACTCTGaacaatctggaaaaaaaatcaaattgaaaatgagcCCGCAGATAGTAGGCGATGTGACAGCGCTCTGTGGGAATTGACAAGCA
It encodes the following:
- the ttll4 gene encoding tubulin monoglutamylase TTLL4 isoform X2; translation: MTVIVEEPMSLDVEDNQEKKPALVPSLFPLIPPTLYFSTANEQVEMLPEEQTRLLKWKISTVTPNVVKNAIARSHFVHTKKSHDWLGCWGHHMKSFCFKTLLEHQKLNHFPGTFQIGRKDRLWKNLSKMHHRFGKPEFNFFPRTFVLPNDILQLRKAWKEGSRQKWIIKPPASARGVGIQVIHKWSQMPRRKSLLVQKYLHKPYLITGNKFDLRIYVYVTSYDPLRIYIFSDGLVRFASCKYSPSMKTLSNKFMHLTNYSVNKKNSEYQANSDDKACQGHKWAVKALWHFLGSRGVNTTLIWEKIKDIVIKTIIASEPYVNSLLKMHVRTPYSCHELFGFDIMLDENLKPWILEVNISPSLHSNTALDVSVKGQMVRDLLNLAGFRIPDREDVVASNGSTSSSDSSLCGASKETTNLEISVDEKVKRAFYLKHRFADQAIQATVLDVLTPNDVRVLAESEDELSRRGGFERIFPSPSSSRYLRFFESPRYFNILVGQWEHKYWNDRTKGVNLLRPLCQKGVHLGSNDPAHMWSKCSSVSKFEHRKEAPGSLSKSRVVVVHQHQPDHMDVDEGSDGDAFDPSPPASQSPGSSACSSACASPQLSL
- the ttll4 gene encoding tubulin monoglutamylase TTLL4 isoform X1; the protein is MPTNKSPPWDGGSPQTCCDAAISPSVSVNINPVATAQVPFPNQEHAKPPAPSVQEQGNVNNSQSAAMPSQSLKFNGISSAIKLIGVKPVGSNTMDMGDHFSSTLKRKILSGPCGDTFQRGQGCPMHMFELEAAELSSSPLVPLICITPCEHQGAKMEKEASSLDSKVEMSKSHPLTHSNQRTSAAKFSLKQNGHAKSTVVNNPLQIIGVCPPLVSIKPLIALDANNKSPQSTLDGNRTACGNSPPLVIVKPLTLIALDANKKIPQSALERNRTVRGKLSGHIPNGLNVSASRKDQPRPPKALPGALMGSVTTKISAIHLTKQPQAACVISPCLSPTPIQCETRDASSECDMQVDGGCEEELPYELETACSDDDCSESSSVNSTSSIPLLVHLSGVEEPMSLDVEDNQEKKPALVPSLFPLIPPTLYFSTANEQVEMLPEEQTRLLKWKISTVTPNVVKNAIARSHFVHTKKSHDWLGCWGHHMKSFCFKTLLEHQKLNHFPGTFQIGRKDRLWKNLSKMHHRFGKPEFNFFPRTFVLPNDILQLRKAWKEGSRQKWIIKPPASARGVGIQVIHKWSQMPRRKSLLVQKYLHKPYLITGNKFDLRIYVYVTSYDPLRIYIFSDGLVRFASCKYSPSMKTLSNKFMHLTNYSVNKKNSEYQANSDDKACQGHKWAVKALWHFLGSRGVNTTLIWEKIKDIVIKTIIASEPYVNSLLKMHVRTPYSCHELFGFDIMLDENLKPWILEVNISPSLHSNTALDVSVKGQMVRDLLNLAGFRIPDREDVVASNGSTSSSDSSLCGASKETTNLEISVDEKVKRAFYLKHRFADQAIQATVLDVLTPNDVRVLAESEDELSRRGGFERIFPSPSSSRYLRFFESPRYFNILVGQWEHKYWNDRTKGVNLLRPLCQKGVHLGSNDPAHMWSKCSSVSKFEHRKEAPGSLSKSRVVVVHQHQPDHMDVDEGSDGDAFDPSPPASQSPGSSACSSACASPQLSL